Proteins found in one Chloroflexota bacterium genomic segment:
- a CDS encoding CHAT domain-containing protein encodes MSSRSINRRLLVLQTGWTVAQAQLLLAHSQAEYVVVQRTEPQIYWYVYPLEVVQERLSYHHPDIAIYLALNLQETSASPTLNSNQLETADYLSVVLDDQHHLQGVVNPSAQAKGTEFDPFFKAYPSVIAQNQAQLNQAFDLAVGFRDTPDAGLIGGHNPIVIHGLQTDERCTIMLSGDGLQFDREQAELAFDMQATLFFKATPTRTGRCVIYVDYYRQRQLVGHAERVVLVDSNAEPEPSDTSPFDFGSTPVDLLINLRRDGDTFKWTAMPHDQAFTPLHNLPSQQALSEQAAQNCAVDLLGAAVNPSLLLAQRELEALASDLGQFVPSPIWQLHSDLAQKLQRPLTVLLRSNDLALPWELAMVEAPLLAGDQPLYWAAQTHFARWYIHPQVSPMPPDQLNISQISAIASRYGWDSGQAELVHAVDEQTMLQNQWQAQAYEATIQALDPLLSQATTQAGHLLHFAVHGRSQPNARIQEIILADNNAISAKALVGNTRRRPPQFSFVFINACQVATPGQSLGQAAGFPAEILKSGAAGFVAPLWEADDQAAGTFAAQFYSQAFQAQPVGAILQQYRLSYVANSTTTRLAYIFYGHPALRLAYLSKGANHAQQPSAA; translated from the coding sequence ATGTCGTCTAGGTCGATTAATCGCCGGCTATTGGTGCTTCAAACAGGCTGGACAGTCGCTCAAGCCCAGTTATTGCTCGCCCATAGCCAAGCCGAATATGTGGTTGTTCAACGCACTGAGCCACAAATCTACTGGTATGTTTACCCACTCGAAGTTGTCCAAGAACGCTTAAGCTACCATCACCCTGATATTGCGATCTATCTGGCGCTCAATTTACAAGAAACCTCAGCCAGCCCGACCCTCAACAGCAATCAACTCGAAACCGCCGACTATTTAAGCGTGGTGCTTGATGATCAGCACCACTTGCAAGGCGTAGTTAATCCAAGTGCTCAAGCCAAAGGCACAGAATTTGATCCGTTCTTCAAGGCCTATCCCTCAGTTATTGCTCAAAATCAAGCCCAACTTAACCAAGCCTTTGATCTAGCAGTAGGTTTTCGCGATACACCCGATGCTGGCTTGATCGGCGGCCATAATCCGATTGTCATTCATGGCTTGCAAACTGATGAGCGTTGCACAATTATGCTCAGCGGCGATGGCTTACAATTTGATCGGGAGCAAGCCGAATTGGCCTTTGACATGCAAGCCACGCTATTTTTTAAGGCCACACCAACCCGCACAGGCCGCTGTGTAATCTATGTCGATTATTATCGCCAACGCCAATTGGTGGGGCATGCTGAACGAGTAGTGTTGGTCGATAGCAACGCTGAGCCAGAACCTAGCGACACTAGCCCGTTTGATTTTGGCTCAACTCCGGTCGATTTGCTGATCAACCTACGTCGTGATGGCGATACGTTCAAATGGACGGCGATGCCTCATGATCAAGCCTTTACGCCGCTGCACAATTTGCCGAGCCAACAAGCCTTATCCGAACAAGCTGCCCAAAATTGCGCCGTTGATCTCTTGGGTGCGGCGGTTAATCCAAGTTTATTGTTGGCGCAACGCGAACTTGAAGCGCTTGCCAGCGATCTAGGCCAATTTGTTCCAAGCCCAATTTGGCAATTACACAGCGATTTGGCCCAGAAATTGCAGCGGCCACTGACGGTTTTGCTGCGCAGCAACGATTTGGCTTTGCCTTGGGAATTGGCGATGGTCGAAGCGCCCTTGCTAGCCGGCGATCAGCCGCTGTATTGGGCCGCCCAAACCCATTTCGCCCGTTGGTATATTCACCCACAGGTCAGCCCAATGCCGCCCGATCAACTCAACATTAGCCAAATTAGCGCAATCGCCTCACGCTATGGCTGGGATTCAGGCCAAGCTGAATTGGTGCATGCAGTTGATGAACAAACCATGCTGCAAAACCAATGGCAAGCCCAAGCCTACGAAGCCACAATTCAGGCGCTTGATCCATTGTTGAGCCAAGCCACGACCCAAGCTGGCCATCTTCTACACTTTGCCGTGCATGGTCGCAGCCAACCCAACGCCCGCATCCAAGAAATTATTCTGGCTGATAATAATGCGATTTCGGCTAAAGCCTTGGTTGGCAATACGCGCCGTCGCCCGCCCCAATTTAGTTTTGTGTTTATCAATGCCTGCCAAGTTGCCACCCCAGGCCAGAGCTTAGGCCAAGCAGCAGGCTTCCCCGCCGAAATTCTCAAAAGTGGTGCGGCGGGCTTTGTTGCACCGTTGTGGGAAGCTGATGATCAAGCAGCTGGAACGTTTGCCGCTCAATTTTATAGCCAAGCGTTTCAAGCCCAACCTGTAGGCGCAATTTTGCAACAATATCGCCTAAGTTATGTAGCCAATAGCACCACCACCCGCCTTGCCTATATCTTTTATGGCCATCCAGCCTTGCGTTTGGCCTATTTGAGCAAAGGAGCCAACCATGCCCAACAACCAAGTGCGGCTTGA